The region CACCAAGCTGGGATCCCTAAAGAAGTGTTGCAGTTCCTGCCCGGTACTGGTGCAACTGTTGGCGCAGCCATTACTTCTGATGAACGAATAGGGGGCGTTTGTTTTACAGGCTCTACTGTGACAGCTAAGTTAATTAACCGTACATTAGCTAATCGTGACGGTGCCATTATCCCACTTATCGCCGAAACGGGTGGCCAAAATGCCATGGTCGTTGATTCAACGTCACAGCCTGAGCAGGTCGTTAATGATGTCGTATCGTCATCTTTTACCAGTGCAGGTCAACGCTGTTCTGCCCTTCGTGTACTTTTTCTCCAAGAAGACATTGCCGATCGCGTTATCGATGTCATGAAAGGTGCGATGGAAGAGCTGAGCATAGGTAACCCAAGTAATGTGAAAACGGATGTGGGCCCAGTCATTGATGCTACAGCCAAGGCAAACTTAAATGCTCATATCGATCACATCAAACAGGTTGGCACGTTAATTAAGCAACTCGATCTGCCTGCAGAAACTGAAAATGGTCACTTCGTCGCACCAACTGCTGTGGAAATATCTTCGATAAAGGTACTTGAGAAAGAACACTTCGGCCCTATTTTGCATGTAATACGCTATAAGGCTGCCGAATTAAGTCAAGTCATTGATGAGATTAACAGCACAGGTTTCGGCCTAACGCTGGGGATCCATAGCCGTAACGAAGGTCACGCACTGGAAGTCGCTGATAAGGTCAATGTGGGGAATGTCTATATCAATCGTAACCAAATTGGTGCCGTCGTTGGTGTGCAACCATTTGGTGGCCAAGGGTTATCAGGTACTGGCCCTAAAGCAGGTGGTCCGCACTACCTAACTCGCTTTGTTACCGAGAAAACTCGCACCAATAACATCACCGCAATTGGTGGTAACGCAACTCTACTTTCACTCGGTGATAGTGACGATTAAGCTGTTGTACACCAAGATGTAAGACACATAAAAACCAGATTTCTACATCTGGTTTTTTTATTGTTGAGATTTATCGCTAGCATAATACTCACAACGACTATACTTGAACTATCTTTAAATTCCATAACTAACCCGTTTTCATAGGAGAACAAGATGAGTGATGAGATTTTGGGGCTGGATGAGGTTTGTCAATTACTGGATAAACCAGAAGCAACCATAAAACGCTATGCGAGAGAAAGCTTACTCACTAATATTGGTGATGAAGAAGAATTTAAGTTCAATAAAGTGGAGGTCATGCGATATCTTGATTTTCAGAAACGCCTTGGGTAAACAGCATTGGGAGAGCAACTTAGCTCTCCCAACTCTCAAGTTAATTAAAACAAAAATACAATAAGCTTATGTTTTATATAAGTTTATAATTAAGCGATCTGATTGTGTAAACCAATATAATATTGATTGCTTTTAAGCAAAGCAGCATGGCTACCAGAAGCTAATATCCCGCCCTCTTCCATCAAATAGATACTGTCCATCTGCTCCATCGCTGTTAACCTATGACTAATCATCACAACGGTTTTATCTTTTGCAAACTGAAACAATAAAGCAAGTATCTCACGTTCAGTACGCTTATCTAGCCCTTCTGTCGGTTCATCGAGTAACAAAATAGGGGCATCACGCAGTAAAACTCTAGCCACACCAATACGACGCTGCTCACCACCAGAAAGTTGCCTTCCACCTTCACCAATCCAGATATCTAGCGGATTTTCCCCTCGCGTCAAAGCACCTAAACCCACCTTGTTGAGAACCTCTATTAAACCAATGTCATTGACGGTGCTCACCTCTGCTAGTGGTCTGCTTATTAATGGTCCAACTTTAGACTGTGCTAAGGTCAAATTACTGCGCAAGGTACCACTAAATAAATAAATACGCTGACTAACGGAGCTAATTCCCTGCCTGAGTGAAGCTTCACTATAAGTGTTTAGCTTTTCACCATCGATGTATATCTCTCCTATTTGTGGCTCCCACTCTCGATTCAGTAAAGAAAACAGGCTCGACTTACCACATCCTGTTTGCCCCAGCAGCGCAACGTTTTCACCTGCTTTTATGGATATGTTTAACTGCTCCAACACAGGATTTTTTTCATCATAACCAAAAGAAAGATCCGTAATCTTGATTTCACCTTGGGTTATCAGGCATGAGTCATCTTCACTAAAAACAATATCCGGTTGTTGATCCATTAATTCAGTGATCCGAGTCGCTGCCAACACGCAAGATGAAAGATGCTGAAATGCGCCAGCAATGGGCATCAACATCTCAATACAAGCCATGATCATAAACACCATAACAGCAAGCATAGGTCCTGGCGGAACGTATTCACCGACTCCTGAAGCGGCCACATAAAATATTAATACAACCGCAGAACCATGACATAGTACTAAGATAGCTTGGCT is a window of Shewanella sp. VB17 DNA encoding:
- the cydC gene encoding cysteine/glutathione ABC transporter ATP-binding protein/permease CydC is translated as MKVLLPFITLFKHQWLMMFTGLLLSVVTLMAGVGLLSLAGWFLSAAAVAGLSVATAQMFNYFTPAGGVRFFSIVRTASRYGERLATHEATFKLLTQLRVWAWQKLLPLSAKNLQGLRQGDLLNRLVADIDTLDHLYLRLLTPMAASFMLLVALYFFVAWFDTELALLLCTSLLVTWLLLPLIFYYLGRRPGVEMLEHKRYLRVQLLEFIQGQAEISLFGATDRFRSKLQASESAFFASQSAMANVTALSQAILVLCHGSAVVLIFYVAASGVGEYVPPGPMLAVMVFMIMACIEMLMPIAGAFQHLSSCVLAATRITELMDQQPDIVFSEDDSCLITQGEIKITDLSFGYDEKNPVLEQLNISIKAGENVALLGQTGCGKSSLFSLLNREWEPQIGEIYIDGEKLNTYSEASLRQGISSVSQRIYLFSGTLRSNLTLAQSKVGPLISRPLAEVSTVNDIGLIEVLNKVGLGALTRGENPLDIWIGEGGRQLSGGEQRRIGVARVLLRDAPILLLDEPTEGLDKRTEREILALLFQFAKDKTVVMISHRLTAMEQMDSIYLMEEGGILASGSHAALLKSNQYYIGLHNQIA
- a CDS encoding DNA-binding protein; protein product: MSDEILGLDEVCQLLDKPEATIKRYARESLLTNIGDEEEFKFNKVEVMRYLDFQKRLG